A segment of the Pantoea sp. At-9b genome:
AGCATCACATCGCCGCCTTCCAGCGTGCCCTGATCGCTCATCAGTTTAAGTGGGCGAAAATCTTTCAGCACCGCTTTCATTGACTCAACTTCGCCTGCCCGTGCAGCTGCACCAGGATGGGTAATCACCGCCAGTTCAGGCAGCACCACCGCAGTATCTTCAACAAAATGCGCGTCAGGGAAATCTGTCTCGGCGGGTAGCAGCGTCACCTTTAATCTGAGCGTGAGCATGGCGTTAAGATAATCCCAGAATTGCCGACGGGTTAGCTCTGCATCGGGTGCCCCCAGTGACGCAGTGGTGAGGCCTGCTGCGCAATTGTCAGCCGGAAGTCGGGCAATGATTTGTGTAAAAGCCATCTATCTGTCCTTAAGTTATGGTTTTTGTCTGTCACAAATCTATCTCGTCCGGCAGGCTAAAGATAGCCACGCGAGAATATTTAATAACGGCGCGCTGCTGGTTATAATGCGGCAATATAAAAAGTAGAAGGATTTACACGATGAGCACTCTGGCGAAAAGAATAACCCTGGTTTCAGAATTTCTTGCTGCTGCCGCAATATTTTTCTCTGGCATGGCTTTTTTGGCGGATAAATTTTATTTCAGTAAACAAATTGATGTAGGCGCGTCAATCGTCAGCAGTTCACCTAAAAATTTATCGCTATTGATTTCCAATCATGGACAAGTGGATGTTGCTATCAAACGCGTGCGCATCCATGTTCCTGGCTACGAAGTCAATAATATGGCGGAGATTGATGAGGGGGGTAAGTTGCTAATAAAAAATACCTCTATTTTACTGCCGTCCGGCCCTTCATTCCTCAACAGTTCGGTCGTTGCCGACGACAATGACCCTGCAATAAATCACTCGATAATGTCCACGACGAATTGTGTCATTTCCGTAGAGTATATTGCTGCCGGAGAGAAGAAAGCAGACATCTTGTCGCTCAACACCCAATGTTATGCGGCATCCCTCATTGATAACGATGCCATAAGAAAATAAGTTTTACGGTGGCGAGTTTTCGTTACTTGACACAGAGAACGCAAAGGTGGTTGTATGATACAACCTTTTTTTGACCTTTGTTGATTAACATGACTGACTCAGCCCTTATTCAAACGATTCGTGCTGCCTCGCGCCTGATGGTACGCGAGCTGGGGTTTATGCAAACCACCCTGGCGGCGACCGACTACTCCGCTTCTGCGGTACATACCTTGCTGGAAGTCGCCAGTCATGAAGGTATGACGGCCGCGCAATTGGTTCAGACTCTTGGACTGGAAAAATCCAGTGTTAGCCGCATGCTGGCTAAGCTGATTAAATCCGGAGAGTTAGCCGAGTTACCTTCAACCCAGGATGCGCGGATGAAGCAACTGGTGCTGACTGAGCAAGGCAAGGCCAGCGTCGCCAGCATAAATGCCTATGGCACCACGCAGGTGGTGGAGGCACTGGCGCAACTGAATCAGCAACAGCAACAGGCGGTCGCACAGGGACTATCTGCTTATGCCCGGGCGCTTCAGGCTCGTCGTCATCAGGTTTCTGTCACCCCGGAGATCACCATTACCACCGGCTACCAACCCGGATTAATCGGCCGGATCGCTGAGATGCATGGCTGCTACTACGCGCGTCAGCATGGGTTTGGCCATTTTTTTGAAGGCAAGGTCGCCAGCGGCCTGGCGGAATTTGCCGGACGTCTGGCTGCGCCGCGCAATCAAATCTGGGTCGCCTGCCAACAGGGACGTATTGTGGGTTCAGTAGCGATTGATGGCGAAGGTCTGGGCAATAACGACGCGCATCTGCGCTGGTTTATTCTGGATGACGGTTGTCGCGGCGCAGGTGTGGGGCGGCAACTACTTAGCGCAGCGATGGCATTTTGTGATGAACAGGCATTCAGCGCCGTGCAGCTGTGGACCTTCAGCGGGCTGGATGCCGCTCGTCGCCTGTATGAATCTTTTGGTTTCACCCTGACCGAAGAATGGCAGGGCGATCAATGGGGACAAACCCTGCGGGAACAAAAATTCACCCGCCTGGCTAAATTACGCTGACGTGTTTTTTCGCCAGCAACTGTGCCATCTCTGCATCCAGCGGTTCGTCAACAATCAACGTACTGGCAAGGGAGAGATCGCCAATGGCAAAGGCTGACGCTGAATTCATCTTTTCTTGCGAGACCATGACCACCGTTTCAGCGGCTCTGCCCGCCAGCGCACGTTTCACACCCGCTTCTTCGTAATCGCCGGTCGTCAGGCCGGCCGTTTTATGTACGCCGGTCACGCCCATAAAAAACAGATCCGCATTGATGCGCGCAATCGACGCCAGCATCTCTGCGCCGACGGTCACGACGGAGTGCCGAAACAGGCGGCCACCGATAATGATCACCTCAACGCGCGGGAAATGCAGCAACCCCATCGCAATACTCGGACTGTGTGTCACTGCGGTGAAGGGGAGATCCTGGGGCAGCAGTTTGATCATCTCTGCCGTGGTGGTGCCGCCGTCAATGATCACCACCTGACCCGGTTGAATCAGTTGCACCGCCTTGAGCGCAATCTGCTGTTTTGAGCTTATTTGCACGTTTTTGCGTGTTTCAAACGGTGCAATCGCGGGCGAGACCGGCAACGCGCCGCCATGCACGCGCTGGATTAACCCCTCGGCGGCCAATTCCCTGAGATCACGACGAATAGAGTCTTCAGAAACGGCAAAGCGCTGACTCAATTCGCTGGATTGCACCTGCTTTTCCGTGGCGAGCAGGGTGAGAATGTGCTGTTTTCGTTGACTGGATAACATGCGTCTTTTTTCCTGATTGTGCTTGTATGTGCACGATTATGCATGCTAGCGTAAAAAATGTCACCTTCACAGGAGTAAATCATGCAACCCACAGCATCGCGAGTCAGGAATCTTCGGGAACAGCTGCTCTCGGATAACTGGTACACATTAAAAAAATACACCTTCGAATTCTTACGGGCCGATGGCCACTGGCAGGAACAAAGCCGCGAAGCCTACGATCGCGGCAACGGCGCAGTGGTGTTGTTATTCAATCGCGATAAAAACAGCGTCGTGCTGACGCGTCAGTTCCGTTTACCGATCTACCTCAATGGTCACGATGGATTTCTGATTGAGGCGGCGGCGGGGCTGCTGGACGATGCATCACCCGAGGAGCGCATCATCGCGGAAGCGCAGGAAGAGACCGGTTTTCGCATTCAGCGTATCGAAAAAGTGTTCGAAGCCTTTATGAGTCCGGGGTCGGTGACAGAAAAACTCTATTTCTTTCTCGCGGAGTATCAGGACAAGGATCGTAGCGGTCAGGGAGGGGGATTAGCCGAAGAAGGCGAAGATATTGAAGTACTGGAATGGCCGCTGACTCTGGCTCTCCAGGCCATTGAACGCGGGGAGATAATGGATGCAAAAACCATCATGCTGCTGCAACACCTGGCGTTGCGCCTGCAGGGGGAGCAGACAACATGCTGATTTTATTAGCCGGTCCGGTACGCAGTGGCACTAATGGCGATCAGGCATTGATTCATGCCAACCTGCGCAACATGGAGCAGGTCGCGTTGGCGGTTTATCGTAAGGGGCATACGCCGGTGATTGGCGAGTGGCTGGCATTACCGTTGTCTCGGGTGGCAGGGTCAGCATTCATCGGTGATGAGATCAGCCAACAATTTCTCTATCCGGTTGCTCATCGCTTAATTCATTGCTGCGAGGCGATTCTGCGTCTGCCGGGTGCCTCGGCGGGGGCGGATAATGATGTGCGGATTGGGCGGGAGGCGGGCTTGACTATCTTTAGCCATGTCGAATCGATCCCCACTCTTCAGTTCTAATTATCCAGACACACAGAAACGAAAGGTTTTTGTGTGTCCAGTCGTGGTGTTTATATTTTCCTGCCGATACGGCGATGGCCCTATCATTTTCCTGCTGAATAGCGATGATAACTCTCCAGCAAAATATGCGAAATACCCATTGCGCCATGCGCATAAAAATAGATTTCAATAAAGGTGGTGAGAAATTTATGCCAGTGGAGCAGGGAATGCGCCAGCGTGGAGGATGCGCCCTGGCTATTGTAAACGGCAAACCATAATCCGCCGGTAATGGCTACTGCCAACAATGAAACCACCCCCAATCCCTGAATGGTGGCGGCAATTCCACCTGACTGCGCCTCCGGGAGTCGACCTTTTACCAACGTCAGTAAATCCTGACGGATAGCGCGAAAGTCAGCCCTCAACCAGGCAAAGTACCAGCGAAATCCGCGTTGGGAAAACATCCACGCCAGCATGACCACTCCCAGCACAATTAATCCCAGACCAGAAACAATATGCAACCAGGTAATAACCGTTACCAGTGAGTGTTCATCCAGCGCTTCCCGCTCGGTGAAATTGGAGTTAATAATCTGTGCGAGAATTAATACCGCCACAATAATATGTAATAAGCGGAAGAATGGGGCATCTTCATGGGGGAGACTACGCCAGAGATTGACTTTCATACTATTAACCTTCATCAGACGGCAGGGTGATGGTATGAATTTTTTCAGATGAAGATTAATCGAACCTTAATATAAAAATAAAGGCGTGATGGCTTCAGCGTAATTGATAATATTTATCATTAACGCCTGATTATTTTACATCAATCTCAACAGCCACATGAGAGCGATTCCTGTTATGATTTGGTTAAAATCGACCTACAGGAGCGCCCCATGCTGGACATCATGCATTTCCCTCTTTTTCTCGCCTCGGTGTTTTTACTGTGCATTACGCCCGGTCCTGATCTGGCATATGTGGTGGGGCAAAGCGTGGCGAACGGACGACGTTCCGGGGTGATCTCGGCGGCCGGGGTGGCGCTGGGCAGTTGTACCCATGCGATTGCCAGCGCCATCGGCTTGACCGCGCTAATTGCCGCCTCGCCGCTGCTGTTTACGGTGATCAAGTATATCGGTGCCGCGTATCTGATTTTTCTCGGCAGCAAAATGGTATGGGGCACGCTGATGCGGCAACAGGCCGCATCCAGCGCTGACGAACCGGTCGCTAAAACCACCGCCAGTACCCGCAGCCTGCTGTCGCGTGGCCTGATTACCTCCATCACCAACCCTAAAGTGCTGCTGTTTTTTATCGCCTTTTTCCCGCAATTCGTGGTGATTGACGGTGCACATCATGCGCAGTCCTTCCTGATTCTTGGTTTAACTTATGCACTGATCGGTTTTGCCACGGATACCTGTTTTGCCCTGGTGGCCGGTGGCGCGGCCAGCGCAGTAGCGAAAAATGCGGCGATGCAGCGTCTGCTGGATCGGGTGGTGGGCATCACCTTTATTGGCCTGGGGATTCGTCTGGCGTTGACCCGTCGCGGCTAACCTTTTTTCTGGAGAGGCAATTCATGGCAACAGCGGTTATTGGCATCGTCAGTGACGAGTTCACCAATCCCAACAGCGTAAAAATGCTGAATGAAGTGACGCGGCAACTGAACGCGCGGGGTTGTCTGAGCTTGCTGCTCAACATCGATTCACGCGAGCATTACCTGAAGTTACTCAATCAGGCTGGCGAGTTGGGGATCACGGGGTTGATTTTCCTCACCGCCCTGTATGGCGAGGAGACGGCGTCGATCCCGGCTATCTGGCTAAGTGGCGAGCGGGCGCTGCGCGAGGATGGCTACGCGGCGGGGGAAGAAATAGGTCGCCTGTTATTGGCTCAGGGGCATCAGCGCTTTGGTTTTATGCATGGACGTGAAACCCAGACGCCACCGCGTCAGATGCAGGGTTTCGCCGCCAGTCTCAAGGCGGCAGATAAAACGCTGGATCAACAATTAGTGGCGGGTAACGACGACCGCGAGTTGGCGTACCAGGCGATGATGACCTACCTGAAAAAAGCGCGCGCTGCTGAACGTATCAATGCGTTGTTCTGCGAAAATGATGTACTGGCGTTTGGTGCTATGCAGGCGGTGCGGGACTTCGGTCAGGGCGTGCATATCGGCGTGGTTGGTTTTGATGATGTTGATGAGGCACGCTCTTCAGCCTGGCACCTTACCAGTTGGGCACCGCGCCGGGATTTGCTGGTGGCTGAAGCGATAAATCGTCTGCTGGAACAGCGTGTTGATGCCAGCGGGACATGGCAGCAGGGCGAATTGCAGGTACGTCATTCACATCACGGTAAACATGTCCATGGTGAAATGTCGGAATGCGGTTGTGCCAGCCGCCATTAATCGATAAAAAATCGCGCTCCTGTCTGTAGCGGCGCGATTAATCGCGCGGGTTTTACGCCAGCGCGATTGGAATAGCGTGATAAATCACGCCGCTACAGATCCTGAGGGTTAAATCGCGTCAATCATCCCGCCATCGACCCGCAATACCGTACCGGTAATATAACTGGCCGCCTGGCTGGCAAGAAACGCCGCCGTTGCGCCGTACTCTGCGGGTGCACCGTAACGGCCTGCCGGGATCCCCTGACGACTCTTTTCTGCGACCGCATCCGCCGTGCTGTTTTCCCGCTTCGCTTTGATGGCGTCCAGTTGGCTAACCCGATCGGTAGCA
Coding sequences within it:
- a CDS encoding bifunctional helix-turn-helix transcriptional regulator/GNAT family N-acetyltransferase — encoded protein: MTDSALIQTIRAASRLMVRELGFMQTTLAATDYSASAVHTLLEVASHEGMTAAQLVQTLGLEKSSVSRMLAKLIKSGELAELPSTQDARMKQLVLTEQGKASVASINAYGTTQVVEALAQLNQQQQQAVAQGLSAYARALQARRHQVSVTPEITITTGYQPGLIGRIAEMHGCYYARQHGFGHFFEGKVASGLAEFAGRLAAPRNQIWVACQQGRIVGSVAIDGEGLGNNDAHLRWFILDDGCRGAGVGRQLLSAAMAFCDEQAFSAVQLWTFSGLDAARRLYESFGFTLTEEWQGDQWGQTLREQKFTRLAKLR
- a CDS encoding NUDIX hydrolase gives rise to the protein MLILLAGPVRSGTNGDQALIHANLRNMEQVALAVYRKGHTPVIGEWLALPLSRVAGSAFIGDEISQQFLYPVAHRLIHCCEAILRLPGASAGADNDVRIGREAGLTIFSHVESIPTLQF
- a CDS encoding DeoR/GlpR family DNA-binding transcription regulator, yielding MLSSQRKQHILTLLATEKQVQSSELSQRFAVSEDSIRRDLRELAAEGLIQRVHGGALPVSPAIAPFETRKNVQISSKQQIALKAVQLIQPGQVVIIDGGTTTAEMIKLLPQDLPFTAVTHSPSIAMGLLHFPRVEVIIIGGRLFRHSVVTVGAEMLASIARINADLFFMGVTGVHKTAGLTTGDYEEAGVKRALAGRAAETVVMVSQEKMNSASAFAIGDLSLASTLIVDEPLDAEMAQLLAKKHVSVI
- a CDS encoding cytochrome b/b6 domain-containing protein codes for the protein MKVNLWRSLPHEDAPFFRLLHIIVAVLILAQIINSNFTEREALDEHSLVTVITWLHIVSGLGLIVLGVVMLAWMFSQRGFRWYFAWLRADFRAIRQDLLTLVKGRLPEAQSGGIAATIQGLGVVSLLAVAITGGLWFAVYNSQGASSTLAHSLLHWHKFLTTFIEIYFYAHGAMGISHILLESYHRYSAGK
- a CDS encoding NUDIX domain-containing protein produces the protein MQPTASRVRNLREQLLSDNWYTLKKYTFEFLRADGHWQEQSREAYDRGNGAVVLLFNRDKNSVVLTRQFRLPIYLNGHDGFLIEAAAGLLDDASPEERIIAEAQEETGFRIQRIEKVFEAFMSPGSVTEKLYFFLAEYQDKDRSGQGGGLAEEGEDIEVLEWPLTLALQAIERGEIMDAKTIMLLQHLALRLQGEQTTC
- a CDS encoding LysE family translocator is translated as MLDIMHFPLFLASVFLLCITPGPDLAYVVGQSVANGRRSGVISAAGVALGSCTHAIASAIGLTALIAASPLLFTVIKYIGAAYLIFLGSKMVWGTLMRQQAASSADEPVAKTTASTRSLLSRGLITSITNPKVLLFFIAFFPQFVVIDGAHHAQSFLILGLTYALIGFATDTCFALVAGGAASAVAKNAAMQRLLDRVVGITFIGLGIRLALTRRG
- a CDS encoding substrate-binding domain-containing protein, with amino-acid sequence MATAVIGIVSDEFTNPNSVKMLNEVTRQLNARGCLSLLLNIDSREHYLKLLNQAGELGITGLIFLTALYGEETASIPAIWLSGERALREDGYAAGEEIGRLLLAQGHQRFGFMHGRETQTPPRQMQGFAASLKAADKTLDQQLVAGNDDRELAYQAMMTYLKKARAAERINALFCENDVLAFGAMQAVRDFGQGVHIGVVGFDDVDEARSSAWHLTSWAPRRDLLVAEAINRLLEQRVDASGTWQQGELQVRHSHHGKHVHGEMSECGCASRH